From Humidesulfovibrio mexicanus:
CCAAGCGAGGCGAACACGGCGGCCGTGTGCGGGCTGGCGAGATTGCAGAACGGGCCGCTCCAAAGCTTAAGCCCTTTGCAAGTGGCTTCCTTGCCGGGGAAAAGGCCTGCCTGCCATGGCGCGTTGAGCACGAACCGTACTGCGCCTCGCTCCAAGGCTTCGGCCATAAGGCGCACATAGCGTTCCTCTTCAGAGGGCCAGATGACCGGGGGGAGCCACCACCAGATTGCGCCAGCGACCGGGCGCGGGACATCCAGCAAAGCCGATCGCTCAAGCCATATGCCTGTTTCCGCTGTCTTGCCTCCCCTGGCCAGGCCACGCGGCAAGGAACGGAACACCTGCGTCTCCACTGGACGGGAGGCTGGCGGTGGGGAATACGACGGCGGCGCGAAACGAGCCGCTTCCTTCTCCGGCACCTCGCCCAACACCGCGACATCCTTCTCCATGTCGGCGAGGATGCGCATGAGTTCGGGCTCCCGCCGGTCGATGAGAAACACAGGGGCCTTGGAAGGCGCGGCCCCCATGCGCCGGGCGCCGGGGCTGGCCGGTGGCGCGGCGGGCAGGTCCAGTCGCCCGCCTTTTGGAATTCTGCGTCGCAGCGGGATGGTCTGGTGCCAGGGATCGTCCTCGCAGCCCAAACGCAGCAGATCGCCGGGAAGCAGGTCTTCGCGCGGCTGGACATAGGCCCGGCCGCCTGGCTCGCGCTTCACCTGTCCAACCAGCAGCCCGGAAGCGGTTTCCTGCTCCGGGCGAACAGGCGGGTGCGGACGCTGGGGCAAAAACACCCCATGGGTTCCGGGTCGGCCAAGAGCCTGGGAAAGAAGCGAGACGGCGGTCTTCCGCGCCTGGGGATCGCCGGGGTTGTCGCGCAGCAGGCGGTAAGCGGAAACAACGTAGTAGACGTAATGCGGCCCTTTTTTGCGGCCTTCAATCTTCCAGGACACTATCTGCGGGATGTCCAGCAAGGGCTTGGTCAGCACGTCCAGGCTGAGATCTTGGCAGGAGAACAGCCGCTCGGGCTTGCCTTTGGGGCCGCCTTGCCTGTACAAGCGGCGGCAGGGTTGAACGCAACGGCCGCGCAGTCCACTCTTGCCGCCGAAGAAGCTGCTCCACCAGCATCTCCCGGATACGCAGTGGCAAAGCGCGCCATGGACAAACATTTCCAGGCCCATGCCTTCCGGGCAGTGTTGCGCCATGAGCTTGGCTTCGTCCAGGGACAGTTCGCGCGGCAGAACCACCCGGCTTGCGCCAAGTTTCTGGGCCACGGCGAGGGCCGCAGGGTGCGTTGCGTTCGCAAGCGTGGAGATGTGCAGCTCGCCTGTGAACCCCGCTTGGCGGGCCAAAGGGATTACCCCGAGGTCCTGCACAATGAGCGCGTCCGGGTGGACGATGCCGGACAGGCGCTCCACGAGGTTGCCTGCCGCGCGCGCGTCATCGGGCTTGAGCAGCACATTCATGGCCACATACACGCGCACACCGCGCTGGTGCGCATAGGCCGTGAGCGCGGCAAGCTCGCCCAGGCCGAAGTTCTTGGCCTGCATCCGCGCGGAAAAATGCTTCAGGCCCAGGTACACGGCGTCCGCTCCGGCGGCCACGCCAGCCAGGAAGCTGGCGCGGTCGCCAGCTGGGGCCATTATTTCAGGTACTTGTCTCTCCATTTTGGGAAAACGCCTTTGGTGTAAGTGCGGAAGCCCCGCTCCTGGCGGCGGGGCAAAGGAAGTGTCATCGTGGTCAGAAACTGTCGTGAAGTCAAGGTTCGCGAATCGCGTCATCTGGGCGCCTGGGACCAGCCTGGCGATTTTGTGGAGCTGACGCTTGAAAATCCCGGCTGGGAGGACTACCGCCCCGGCCAGTTCGCCATGCTGCGCCCCAAGTCCTGGGGCCTTGATCTCACCTGGGGGCGACCGCTCTCGATATCACGGGCGGACGCAGATTCCGTGACGTTTTTCTTCCAGGTTGTCGGCAAGGGCACGCATCGCATGGCCTCCCTCGCCGCGGGAGACGAAGTGGTGGTATGGGGGCCGCTGGGGAACTGGTTCAGCGCGCCTGTGGACGGCCCTGTGACGCTGCTCGCGGGGGGCATGGGCATCGCCCCCTTCCGCGGCTATGCGGAGCGTTACCCGAATCCCGACAACCTGCGGCTCGTGTTCGCCCACAGGGCCGATTTGTCGAGCTACCCGTACCAGCTCATCGCTGACAGGATCGCTGCCCAGGCCATCCAGGAGCGTAGCCGAGAGGATCTGCCCATGATCATTGAGCGCATTGAGTCGGAGGTGAAGGCGGCAAAAGGCGGACTTGTGCTCGCCTGTGGCCCGACACCCTTCTTGAAGACGATTCAACATGCCGCAAAGGACCATGGCGTGCGGGCCGAACTCTCACTCGAAAGCAGCATGGCTTGCGGTGTCGGGGCCTGCCTCGGCTGTGTATGCAAAGACGGCAGGGACCGCCACGTGCAGGTCTGCGCACGCGGACCAGTGTTCCCGTCCGACGATGTGCGTTTGTAGGAGGCCTCATGGATCTGCGCGTTGAATTCGCCGGGCTGGTGCTCAAAAATCCCATCATCACCGCCTCGGGCACTTTCGGATTCGGATTGGAATTTCAGGATTTCGGCGACATCCGTCGACTTGGGGGCATCGTGGTCAAGGGGCTGTCCCTCAAGCCCCGGGAAGGCAACCCTATGCCGCGCATCGTCGAAACGTCCTGCGGAATGCTCAACGCCATCGGCATCCAGAATCCGGGCGTCGAGGCCTTTGTTCGGGACAAG
This genomic window contains:
- a CDS encoding peptidase U32 family protein, with amino-acid sequence MAPAGDRASFLAGVAAGADAVYLGLKHFSARMQAKNFGLGELAALTAYAHQRGVRVYVAMNVLLKPDDARAAGNLVERLSGIVHPDALIVQDLGVIPLARQAGFTGELHISTLANATHPAALAVAQKLGASRVVLPRELSLDEAKLMAQHCPEGMGLEMFVHGALCHCVSGRCWWSSFFGGKSGLRGRCVQPCRRLYRQGGPKGKPERLFSCQDLSLDVLTKPLLDIPQIVSWKIEGRKKGPHYVYYVVSAYRLLRDNPGDPQARKTAVSLLSQALGRPGTHGVFLPQRPHPPVRPEQETASGLLVGQVKREPGGRAYVQPREDLLPGDLLRLGCEDDPWHQTIPLRRRIPKGGRLDLPAAPPASPGARRMGAAPSKAPVFLIDRREPELMRILADMEKDVAVLGEVPEKEAARFAPPSYSPPPASRPVETQVFRSLPRGLARGGKTAETGIWLERSALLDVPRPVAGAIWWWLPPVIWPSEEERYVRLMAEALERGAVRFVLNAPWQAGLFPGKEATCKGLKLWSGPFCNLASPHTAAVFASLGVEGCFASPELSGEELLSLPRTCPVPMGIVLGGFWPLGITRILAEEVRLEEPVLSPRGEVAWVRKHGGNHWIYPGWELDISAHRRELEQAGYARFAMLREPWPKFLEIAPRISVFNWETGLL
- a CDS encoding iron-sulfur cluster-binding protein, translating into MVRNCREVKVRESRHLGAWDQPGDFVELTLENPGWEDYRPGQFAMLRPKSWGLDLTWGRPLSISRADADSVTFFFQVVGKGTHRMASLAAGDEVVVWGPLGNWFSAPVDGPVTLLAGGMGIAPFRGYAERYPNPDNLRLVFAHRADLSSYPYQLIADRIAAQAIQERSREDLPMIIERIESEVKAAKGGLVLACGPTPFLKTIQHAAKDHGVRAELSLESSMACGVGACLGCVCKDGRDRHVQVCARGPVFPSDDVRL